The following coding sequences lie in one Mycobacterium sp. Z3061 genomic window:
- a CDS encoding pyridine nucleotide-disulfide oxidoreductase, whose protein sequence is MIGAGPAGIAAVGRLLDHGVPEDKIAWIDPAFAAGDLGRKWRAVSSNTIVGTFLEYLNGSKAFRFSEAPPLPLKEVDPDETCALALVADPLQWVTGHLRDRVHIFQTTATTLTLTNRRWRIETELGEVESQNVVLAVGAIPKSLSYPHLEEIPVDVALDPEKLAAQQLDGATVAVFGSSHSTMIALPHLLRLPVAKVINFYRSPLKYAVYLDDWILFDDTGLKGRAADWARENIDGVYPDRLERYWVAGPEFEEKLQECDRAIYTVGFAPRTLPATPQWGPLHYNPQNGIIAPGLFGLGIAFPEYAEDPYGYGQHRVGLKKFMDYLNSVLPLWMVYGT, encoded by the coding sequence GTGATCGGAGCAGGACCCGCAGGCATCGCCGCCGTCGGACGACTGCTCGACCACGGAGTCCCAGAGGACAAGATCGCGTGGATCGATCCGGCCTTCGCCGCGGGGGACCTGGGCCGCAAGTGGCGGGCGGTGTCGAGCAACACCATCGTCGGTACCTTCCTGGAGTATCTGAACGGCTCCAAAGCATTTCGGTTCTCCGAGGCGCCGCCGTTGCCGCTGAAGGAAGTGGATCCCGACGAGACGTGCGCCCTGGCCCTGGTCGCCGACCCGCTGCAATGGGTCACCGGACACCTGCGAGACCGCGTCCACATCTTCCAGACCACGGCGACCACGCTGACATTGACGAACCGACGATGGCGGATCGAGACCGAACTCGGCGAGGTCGAATCGCAGAACGTCGTCCTTGCCGTCGGCGCGATTCCGAAGAGCCTGTCGTATCCGCACCTCGAGGAGATACCGGTCGATGTGGCCCTGGACCCGGAAAAGCTCGCCGCGCAGCAGTTGGACGGGGCGACCGTCGCGGTCTTCGGCTCGTCGCACTCGACGATGATCGCCCTGCCGCACCTGTTGCGGTTACCGGTCGCGAAGGTGATCAATTTCTACCGCAGCCCTTTGAAATACGCTGTCTACCTCGATGATTGGATTCTCTTCGACGACACCGGCCTCAAGGGCCGGGCAGCCGATTGGGCCCGGGAGAACATCGACGGTGTGTATCCCGACCGGCTGGAGCGGTACTGGGTTGCGGGCCCGGAATTCGAAGAGAAGCTACAGGAGTGCGACCGGGCTATCTACACCGTGGGCTTCGCGCCGCGGACGCTGCCCGCGACGCCGCAGTGGGGGCCGCTGCACTACAACCCGCAGAACGGAATCATCGCCCCCGGGCTGTTCGGGCTGGGCATCGCTTTCCCGGAGTACGCCGAAGACCCGTACGGCTACGGGCAGCACCGCGTGGGACTGAAGAAGTTCATGGATTACCTGAACTCCGTGCTGCCGTTGTGGATGGTCTACGGCACCTGA
- the pepN gene encoding aminopeptidase N, whose protein sequence is MALPNLTRDQAAERAALVTVHSYQITLDVTDGSGAPSERTFRSTTTVVFDALAGADTVIDIAADTVHSASLNGQDLDVSGYDESTGIALRGLADRNVVVVDADCRYSNTGEGLHRFVDPVDDETYLYSQFETADAKRMFACFDQPDLKATFDLTVTAPAHWKVVSNGAPVSVENGIHTFATTPRMSTYLVALIAGPYAVWNDTYTDEHGEIPLGIYCRASLAPHMDAERLFTETKQGFGFYHNNFGLPYAFGKYDQLFVPEFNAGAMENAGAVTFLEDYVFRSKVTRASYERRAETVLHEMAHMWFGDLVTMTWWDDLWLNESFATFASVLCQAESTEYTDAWTTFATVEKSWAYRQDQMPSTHPIAADIPDLHAVEVNFDGITYAKGASVLKQLVAYVGLDHFLAGLRDYFRAHAFGNATFSDLVAALEKSSGRDLSDWGQQWLRTTGLNTLRPDFDVDDGGKFTRFAVAQSGAAPGKGETRVHRVAVGIYDDDETGKLVRVHREEIDVEGAATDVPALVGVSRGKLILVNDDDLTYCSLRLDPESLRTALDRIADIAEPLPRSLAWSAAWEMTREAELRARDFVSLVSGGIQAETAVTVLQRLLLQAQTAVGSYAEPGWAREHGWPQFADRLLELARSAEPGSDHQLAFVNALCTSVLSERHVEVLAALLDGDPAEQGLPGLDVDTDLRWRLVVALATAGAIDADGSETPRIDAEAQQDRTAAGRRQAAQASAARPQPEVKEKAFTTVVEDDTLANAMGRAIIAGIGAPGQGELLKPFTARYFEAIPGVWERRSSEVAQSVVIGLYPYWDISEEAIEAADSFLADPDVPPSLRRLVSEGQAAVKRSLRARKFDAGEAG, encoded by the coding sequence GTGGCCCTACCCAACCTCACCCGGGACCAGGCGGCCGAACGCGCCGCTCTGGTCACCGTGCACAGTTACCAGATCACCCTCGACGTCACCGACGGGTCGGGCGCGCCGAGCGAGCGCACCTTCCGCTCCACCACCACCGTGGTCTTCGACGCGCTCGCCGGTGCCGACACGGTCATCGACATCGCCGCGGACACCGTTCACAGCGCCAGCCTCAACGGTCAGGATCTCGACGTCTCCGGCTATGACGAGTCCACCGGTATCGCCTTGCGGGGGCTGGCCGACCGCAATGTCGTCGTCGTCGATGCGGACTGCCGTTACTCCAACACCGGCGAAGGGTTGCACCGCTTCGTCGACCCCGTCGACGACGAGACGTACCTGTACTCCCAGTTCGAAACCGCCGACGCCAAGCGGATGTTCGCGTGCTTCGACCAGCCCGACCTCAAGGCCACCTTCGACCTCACCGTGACCGCGCCCGCGCACTGGAAGGTGGTGTCCAACGGGGCCCCGGTCAGCGTGGAGAACGGGATCCACACCTTCGCCACCACGCCGCGGATGAGCACCTATCTGGTGGCGCTGATCGCCGGCCCGTACGCCGTCTGGAACGACACCTACACCGACGAGCACGGCGAGATCCCGCTGGGCATCTACTGCCGCGCCTCGCTGGCACCGCACATGGACGCCGAGCGGCTGTTCACCGAGACCAAGCAGGGATTCGGCTTCTACCACAACAACTTCGGCTTGCCCTACGCGTTCGGCAAGTACGACCAGCTGTTCGTCCCCGAGTTCAACGCGGGCGCAATGGAGAACGCCGGCGCGGTGACGTTCCTCGAGGACTACGTCTTCCGCAGCAAGGTCACCCGCGCCTCGTATGAGCGGCGCGCCGAGACGGTGCTGCACGAGATGGCACATATGTGGTTCGGCGATCTGGTCACCATGACGTGGTGGGATGACCTGTGGCTCAACGAATCTTTCGCCACGTTCGCCTCTGTGCTGTGCCAGGCCGAGTCGACCGAATACACCGATGCGTGGACGACGTTCGCGACCGTGGAGAAGTCGTGGGCGTACCGACAGGACCAGATGCCGTCGACCCACCCGATCGCCGCGGACATCCCCGACCTGCACGCGGTCGAGGTGAACTTCGACGGAATCACCTATGCCAAGGGCGCTTCGGTGCTCAAGCAACTGGTCGCCTATGTGGGTCTGGATCACTTCCTGGCCGGACTGCGGGATTACTTCCGCGCCCACGCATTCGGAAACGCCACGTTCAGCGATCTCGTCGCTGCTTTGGAAAAGTCATCCGGACGCGACCTGTCCGACTGGGGCCAGCAGTGGTTGAGGACCACCGGCTTGAACACGTTGCGGCCCGATTTCGACGTCGACGACGGTGGCAAGTTCACCAGGTTCGCGGTGGCGCAGAGCGGTGCGGCGCCGGGTAAGGGCGAGACCAGGGTGCACCGGGTTGCCGTCGGAATCTACGACGATGACGAGACCGGAAAATTGGTGCGGGTGCACCGCGAGGAGATCGACGTCGAGGGCGCGGCGACGGATGTTCCCGCGCTGGTTGGCGTTTCGCGCGGCAAGCTGATTCTGGTCAACGACGACGACCTGACCTACTGCTCGCTGCGGCTGGACCCGGAGTCGTTGCGGACCGCGCTGGACCGCATCGCCGACATCGCCGAGCCGCTGCCCCGCTCGCTGGCGTGGTCGGCGGCCTGGGAGATGACGCGGGAGGCCGAGCTGCGTGCCCGCGATTTCGTGTCGCTGGTATCCGGCGGCATCCAGGCCGAAACCGCGGTCACGGTGCTGCAACGGCTGCTGCTGCAGGCGCAGACGGCGGTGGGGTCCTACGCCGAACCGGGTTGGGCGCGCGAACACGGCTGGCCGCAGTTCGCCGACCGGCTGCTGGAATTGGCACGTAGCGCCGAGCCCGGGTCCGACCATCAGCTCGCTTTCGTCAACGCGTTGTGCACGTCGGTGTTGTCGGAGCGCCACGTCGAGGTACTGGCGGCCCTGCTCGACGGCGACCCCGCGGAGCAGGGACTGCCGGGCCTGGATGTCGACACCGACCTGCGCTGGCGGCTGGTGGTCGCGTTGGCGACCGCCGGCGCCATCGACGCCGACGGTTCGGAGACGCCCCGGATCGACGCCGAGGCACAGCAGGACCGGACGGCCGCCGGCAGACGGCAGGCCGCTCAGGCGTCGGCGGCCCGCCCGCAACCGGAGGTCAAGGAGAAGGCTTTCACCACGGTGGTCGAGGACGACACCCTGGCGAATGCCATGGGCCGCGCCATCATCGCGGGTATCGGCGCGCCGGGACAGGGTGAGCTGCTCAAGCCGTTCACCGCGCGCTACTTCGAGGCGATCCCGGGTGTCTGGGAGCGACGGTCCAGCGAAGTCGCGCAGTCGGTGGTGATCGGCCTGTACCCCTATTGGGACATCAGCGAAGAGGCGATCGAGGCCGCCGACTCGTTCCTGGCCGACCCCGACGTGCCGCCGTCATTGCGCCGACTGGTATCGGAAGGGCAGGCCGCCGTGAAGCGCTCGCTGCGCGCCCGCAAGTTCGACGCCGGCGAGGCCGGCTAG
- a CDS encoding glycoside hydrolase family 13 protein has protein sequence MADEKDLWWQSAVFYQVYPRSFADSDGDGVGDLDGLADRLDHLVELGVDGIWLNPVTVSPMADHGYDVADPRDIDPLFGGTAAFERLITAAHARGIKVTMDVVPNHSSSQHPWFQDALAAGPGSAERDRYYFRDGRGPGGTLPPNNWESVFGGPAWTRVTEPDGTPGQWYLHLFDTEQPDLNWDNPEIFDDFEKTLRFWLERGVDGFRIDVAHGMAKPPGLPDAPEANVEILRHTDDDPRFNRPHVHAIHRDIRTVMDDYPTAVTVGEVWVHDNAQWAEYVRPDELHLGFNFRLTRTEFDGAEIREAVQNSLEAAALENATPTWTLANHDVGREVTRYGGGEIGLRRAKAMLMLMLALPGAVFLYNGEELGLPDVDLPDEVLQDPTWERSGHTERGRDRCRVPLPWSGDAPPFGFSSNAETWLPMPADWAPLTVEKQRADPGSTLSFFRAALELRRTRAEFNGTGIEWLPLSDHAVAFRRPGGLVCVLNAGEEPITLPPAGELILSSGPLEAGRLSANSAVWLV, from the coding sequence ATGGCTGACGAGAAAGACCTCTGGTGGCAGTCGGCGGTGTTCTACCAGGTGTATCCGCGTTCGTTCGCCGACAGCGACGGCGACGGCGTCGGTGACCTCGACGGCCTGGCCGACCGGCTGGACCATCTGGTGGAGCTCGGCGTCGACGGGATCTGGCTCAACCCGGTCACCGTCTCGCCGATGGCCGACCACGGTTACGACGTCGCCGACCCGCGGGACATCGACCCGTTGTTCGGCGGGACCGCCGCTTTCGAGCGGCTGATCACCGCGGCGCACGCGCGCGGCATCAAGGTCACCATGGATGTGGTGCCCAACCACTCCAGCTCTCAGCACCCGTGGTTTCAGGACGCGCTGGCCGCCGGGCCGGGCAGCGCGGAACGCGATCGCTACTACTTCCGCGACGGCCGCGGGCCCGGCGGCACGCTGCCGCCCAACAACTGGGAGTCGGTGTTCGGCGGTCCGGCATGGACACGGGTGACCGAGCCGGACGGCACGCCCGGGCAGTGGTACCTGCACCTGTTCGACACCGAACAGCCCGACCTCAACTGGGACAACCCGGAGATCTTCGACGACTTCGAGAAGACGCTGCGGTTCTGGCTGGAACGCGGCGTGGACGGATTCCGCATCGACGTCGCGCACGGCATGGCCAAACCGCCGGGCCTGCCCGACGCTCCCGAAGCCAACGTCGAGATCCTGCGCCACACCGACGATGACCCGCGCTTCAACCGGCCGCACGTGCACGCGATCCACCGCGACATCCGGACGGTCATGGACGACTACCCCACTGCCGTCACCGTTGGCGAGGTGTGGGTGCACGACAACGCCCAGTGGGCCGAGTACGTGCGTCCCGACGAACTGCACCTGGGCTTCAACTTCCGGCTCACCCGCACCGAATTCGACGGCGCCGAGATCCGCGAGGCCGTGCAGAACTCGCTGGAGGCGGCGGCGCTGGAAAACGCCACCCCGACCTGGACGCTGGCCAATCACGATGTGGGGCGTGAGGTCACCCGGTACGGCGGCGGCGAGATCGGGTTGCGCCGGGCGAAGGCCATGCTGATGCTGATGCTTGCCCTGCCCGGTGCGGTGTTTCTCTACAACGGCGAGGAGCTGGGTCTGCCGGACGTGGACCTGCCCGACGAGGTGTTGCAGGACCCGACGTGGGAACGTTCCGGACATACCGAGCGCGGCCGGGATCGGTGCCGGGTTCCGCTGCCCTGGTCCGGTGATGCTCCCCCGTTCGGCTTCTCCAGCAACGCCGAAACCTGGTTGCCGATGCCGGCGGACTGGGCACCGCTCACGGTGGAAAAGCAGCGCGCGGATCCCGGTTCGACGTTGTCGTTCTTTCGGGCAGCACTCGAATTGCGCAGGACCCGTGCAGAATTCAACGGCACCGGGATCGAATGGCTGCCCCTGTCCGACCACGCAGTCGCCTTTCGGCGCCCCGGAGGACTGGTGTGCGTCCTGAATGCCGGCGAGGAGCCGATCACCCTGCCGCCGGCGGGTGAGCTCATTCTGTCGAGTGGGCCGTTAGAGGCTGGGCGGTTGTCAGCGAACTCGGCAGTCTGGCTGGTCTGA
- a CDS encoding PE-PPE domain-containing protein encodes MTSMLAVPHMMTAAAGDMAEISAALKQAERAALGPAAGVAAAAADEVSAAIAEFFSIYAGGYRALSQQAAAFHDAFAEALKAASDSYAQAEAVASASLATLTEPAQLLLAGLPGHATAATQALLAVPPPVPVDAALILSESGVPTPSAGYIQDVYTKYVVPHFPSATAPQGVSTPNGLYPFTGIKDLTLDISIARGSTILTDAIVQQLAALPPGSSIAVLGYSQSAVLSSVVMPRLLAEGVTNAQVNFVLLGNPMNPNGGVSARFAGLTLPSLGFTFYGATPDNAFPTVNYTLEYDGFADFPRYPINLLADLNAVMGIVFVHGDYQHLTQAQIDTAIQLPTEGPTQSTYYMIPTERLPLLEPVRFIPYVGNPLAELLEPNLRVLVNLGYGDPSYGYDTGPANVPTPFGLFPPVSPLTVLDHLNVGTQQGIINAVNEIQSQGLPPLPHIAPSDITNNLQSTMPWLSNPGALTSVSPVSAAKDAILALQAANTSISAGFVKAYSTAYATLLPTADIASEIAFTLPSYDLNLFLNGMMRVVDGEVIEGLIEAIGYPIAANVGLVTLAGGFQAIVIAYALDTILFGTPHPMP; translated from the coding sequence ATGACGAGCATGCTGGCGGTGCCTCACATGATGACCGCGGCGGCCGGAGACATGGCCGAGATCAGCGCGGCGCTCAAGCAAGCCGAACGGGCTGCGCTGGGCCCGGCGGCCGGTGTGGCGGCGGCGGCCGCAGATGAGGTCTCAGCGGCAATAGCTGAGTTTTTCAGCATATACGCCGGCGGGTATCGGGCACTGAGTCAGCAAGCGGCGGCATTCCATGACGCTTTCGCGGAGGCGCTGAAAGCGGCCTCCGACTCGTACGCCCAGGCCGAGGCGGTGGCTTCGGCGTCGTTGGCAACGCTGACCGAACCAGCGCAGTTACTGCTTGCAGGTCTTCCTGGGCACGCCACGGCAGCCACGCAAGCACTACTGGCCGTGCCGCCGCCGGTGCCCGTGGACGCTGCGTTGATTCTGAGCGAAAGCGGTGTCCCGACACCGTCGGCCGGGTACATACAGGACGTCTACACCAAATACGTTGTGCCGCATTTCCCGTCGGCGACTGCGCCACAGGGTGTATCGACGCCGAACGGCCTGTATCCGTTCACCGGTATCAAGGATCTGACCTTGGACATATCGATCGCCCGAGGGTCGACGATACTGACGGACGCAATTGTGCAGCAGCTTGCGGCCCTCCCCCCTGGCAGCTCGATCGCCGTGTTGGGGTACTCGCAAAGCGCCGTACTCTCCTCGGTCGTCATGCCACGCCTGTTGGCCGAAGGCGTCACCAATGCGCAAGTCAATTTCGTATTGTTGGGCAATCCGATGAATCCCAACGGCGGTGTCTCCGCGCGCTTCGCCGGGCTTACTTTGCCCAGCCTGGGTTTCACGTTTTACGGCGCCACGCCGGACAACGCCTTCCCGACCGTGAACTACACGCTCGAATACGACGGTTTCGCCGACTTCCCACGGTATCCGATCAATTTGCTTGCCGATCTCAACGCGGTCATGGGAATCGTATTCGTGCACGGCGACTATCAACACCTGACGCAGGCTCAGATCGACACGGCAATTCAACTGCCGACCGAAGGCCCCACCCAAAGCACCTACTACATGATCCCGACGGAGCGCCTGCCCCTGCTGGAACCCGTGCGGTTCATTCCCTACGTGGGTAACCCGCTTGCCGAACTGCTAGAGCCCAACCTTCGGGTTTTGGTGAACCTCGGCTATGGCGACCCATCGTATGGATATGACACCGGCCCGGCTAACGTACCCACGCCGTTCGGGCTGTTCCCGCCGGTGAGCCCGCTCACTGTGTTGGACCACCTGAACGTAGGCACCCAGCAGGGCATTATCAATGCTGTCAACGAGATTCAGTCCCAGGGGCTGCCACCGCTGCCGCATATTGCGCCGTCGGACATCACGAACAACCTTCAATCGACCATGCCATGGTTGAGTAATCCGGGAGCGCTGACCTCCGTGTCACCGGTATCGGCGGCCAAAGACGCGATCCTGGCGCTCCAGGCGGCGAACACTTCGATAAGCGCTGGATTTGTCAAAGCGTATTCGACGGCGTACGCGACTTTGCTTCCGACGGCAGATATCGCCAGTGAAATCGCTTTCACGCTGCCCAGTTATGATCTGAACTTGTTCCTGAATGGAATGATGCGGGTTGTCGATGGTGAAGTAATAGAGGGGCTGATCGAAGCGATCGGATACCCGATTGCTGCCAACGTAGGACTCGTCACACTCGCAGGAGGCTTCCAAGCCATAGTTATTGCGTATGCATTGGACACGATTCTATTTGGAACACCGCACCCTATGCCCTAA
- a CDS encoding globin, whose amino-acid sequence MDQTPESFYDAVGGAKTFEAIVARFYEQVAEDEILRPLYPEEDLSGAEERLRMFLEQYWGGPRTYSDQRGHPRLRMRHVPFRITPIERDAWLRCMHTAVASVDSQTLDEDHRRQLLQYLEMAAHSLVNSAF is encoded by the coding sequence ATGGACCAGACACCTGAATCTTTCTACGACGCCGTCGGCGGCGCCAAGACCTTCGAGGCGATCGTGGCGCGGTTCTACGAGCAGGTCGCCGAGGACGAGATACTGCGGCCGCTGTATCCCGAGGAGGACCTCAGCGGCGCCGAGGAACGGCTGCGGATGTTCCTCGAGCAGTACTGGGGCGGCCCGCGAACATACTCGGACCAGCGCGGCCATCCCCGGTTGCGGATGCGGCACGTGCCGTTCCGGATCACCCCCATCGAGCGCGACGCGTGGTTGCGGTGCATGCACACCGCGGTCGCTTCGGTCGACTCACAGACTCTCGACGAAGACCACCGTCGGCAGTTGCTTCAGTACCTGGAGATGGCCGCCCACTCCCTGGTCAACTCGGCGTTCTGA
- a CDS encoding DUF5130 domain-containing protein, with protein MAHGEVATIDPADLPRGWVLTTSGRVSGVTEPGELSVHYPFPISDLVAVDDALKYASRASKARFAVYLGDLGGDTAARAREILAKVPTPNNAVLLAVSPDQSAIEVVYGSEVRGRGAESAAPLGVAAASSAFEQGNLIDGLVSTIRVLSAGISPA; from the coding sequence GTGGCACATGGTGAAGTCGCAACAATCGACCCGGCGGACCTGCCCCGAGGCTGGGTTCTCACCACCAGCGGACGGGTTTCGGGCGTCACCGAGCCCGGTGAGCTCTCCGTGCATTACCCGTTCCCGATCAGCGACCTGGTCGCCGTGGACGACGCGCTGAAGTACGCGTCCCGGGCGTCCAAGGCGCGGTTTGCCGTCTACCTGGGCGACCTGGGCGGCGACACCGCGGCGCGCGCGCGCGAAATCCTGGCCAAGGTGCCGACGCCCAACAACGCCGTGTTGCTTGCCGTGTCACCCGATCAGAGCGCCATCGAGGTGGTGTACGGCTCGGAGGTGCGGGGCCGGGGCGCCGAATCGGCGGCACCGCTCGGTGTCGCCGCTGCTTCCTCGGCGTTCGAGCAGGGCAACCTGATCGACGGCCTGGTCAGTACGATCCGGGTGCTCAGCGCGGGGATCTCGCCGGCTTAG
- a CDS encoding HNH endonuclease — MAQRNKRRSHRSSGAAANGSGPATASCLHSIDTHPPTRSETASIWSRRRVLLLNSTYEPLTALPMRRAIVMVICGKADVVHDDPSAAVIHSATRSIAVPSVIQLRTYVRVPYRARVPMTRAALMHRDRFCCAYCGAKADTVDHVVPRSRGGDHSWENCVACCSTCNHRKGDKLLTELGWSLRRAPLPPTGQHWRLLSTVKELDPSWARYLGEGAA; from the coding sequence ATGGCGCAGCGCAACAAACGCCGCAGCCACCGCAGTTCCGGTGCCGCGGCAAACGGGTCCGGCCCTGCGACCGCTTCGTGCCTGCACAGCATTGACACCCACCCTCCTACCCGCTCGGAGACCGCATCAATCTGGAGTCGCCGGCGGGTGCTGCTGCTGAACTCCACCTACGAACCGCTCACCGCGCTGCCGATGCGACGCGCCATCGTGATGGTGATCTGCGGTAAGGCCGACGTGGTGCACGACGATCCGAGCGCGGCCGTCATCCACTCCGCGACCCGCTCGATCGCGGTGCCCTCAGTGATCCAGCTGCGCACCTATGTCCGGGTGCCCTACCGGGCGCGGGTCCCGATGACGCGGGCCGCGCTCATGCACCGGGACCGCTTCTGCTGCGCCTACTGCGGAGCCAAGGCCGACACCGTCGACCACGTGGTCCCACGCAGCCGCGGCGGCGACCACTCCTGGGAGAACTGCGTCGCGTGCTGCTCGACGTGCAACCACCGCAAGGGCGACAAGCTGCTGACCGAACTGGGCTGGTCGCTGCGCCGCGCCCCGCTGCCCCCGACCGGACAACACTGGCGGCTGCTGTCCACGGTCAAGGAGCTCGACCCGTCGTGGGCGCGGTACCTCGGCGAAGGCGCGGCCTGA
- a CDS encoding thioesterase family protein: MSVGYVAAVPVRWSDIDMYQHVNHATMVTILEESRVPFLSEPFGADIATIGLLIADVRVTYKDQLRLVDSPLQVTIWTKRLRAVDFTLGYEVRSVNADPESKPAVIAESQLAAVHIEEQRLVRLSPHHREYLQRWIR; this comes from the coding sequence ATGAGCGTGGGATACGTCGCGGCCGTTCCGGTGCGGTGGTCGGACATCGACATGTACCAGCACGTCAACCATGCCACCATGGTCACGATTCTCGAAGAGTCGCGCGTGCCGTTCCTCTCAGAGCCCTTCGGCGCCGACATCGCGACGATCGGCCTGCTGATCGCCGACGTCCGGGTGACCTACAAAGATCAACTGCGCCTTGTGGATTCGCCGTTGCAGGTGACGATCTGGACGAAACGGCTGCGGGCGGTCGATTTCACGCTGGGCTACGAGGTGCGCTCGGTCAACGCCGACCCGGAGTCCAAGCCGGCCGTCATTGCCGAGTCACAGCTGGCGGCCGTACACATCGAGGAGCAGCGCCTGGTGCGCTTGTCGCCTCATCATCGGGAGTACCTGCAACGGTGGATTCGGTAG